In one window of Deinococcus radiotolerans DNA:
- a CDS encoding CCA tRNA nucleotidyltransferase, with the protein MSLPTPPAEVVWANLRADDRAWLLTLASRAGVGGVALVGGAVRDALLGETPLDLDVVIPAADVEALAAGTGLPFVFHPAFGNATVTLPDGRAVDLVRARRESYPVPGGNPVPLPGTLADDLWRRDFALNALALHLSPTGARTLLDEVGGLDDLHARVLRPLHAASFHEDASRLVRGARLAARLNLSAHPELLAQVPDALRMAGRTPRLWAELRLLLHEPRPGHAAGVLRDWGAGALLPATAVLDALDARRDAGADVPFTAYAAALLHAAPDPDDLAARLSLGDRPAALLERALSDTHFPEGTPERELRALLRPDAYPPLTGRDVLALGVPPGRGVGEALAHLAALRRAGQVRSPDAERAALKAFLATKDPHPRP; encoded by the coding sequence ATGAGTCTGCCTACACCACCTGCGGAGGTCGTGTGGGCGAACCTGCGGGCCGATGACCGGGCGTGGCTGCTGACCCTGGCCTCCCGGGCGGGCGTGGGCGGAGTGGCGCTGGTAGGGGGCGCGGTGCGGGACGCGCTGCTGGGCGAGACGCCGCTGGATCTGGACGTGGTGATCCCGGCTGCGGACGTGGAGGCCCTGGCCGCCGGGACGGGCCTGCCGTTCGTGTTTCACCCGGCGTTCGGGAACGCGACGGTCACTCTTCCAGATGGGCGGGCCGTGGATCTGGTGCGGGCGCGGCGCGAGTCGTACCCGGTACCGGGCGGGAACCCCGTGCCGCTGCCGGGCACGCTGGCGGATGATCTGTGGCGGCGGGATTTTGCGCTGAACGCGCTGGCGCTGCACCTCTCCCCCACCGGGGCGCGGACGCTGCTGGATGAGGTGGGTGGCCTGGACGACCTGCACGCGCGGGTGCTGCGGCCCCTGCACGCCGCTTCGTTCCACGAGGACGCCAGTCGGCTGGTGCGCGGCGCGCGGCTGGCGGCGCGGCTGAACCTGAGCGCGCACCCGGAATTGCTGGCGCAGGTGCCGGACGCACTGCGCATGGCTGGGCGGACGCCGCGCCTGTGGGCAGAACTGCGCCTGCTGCTGCATGAGCCCCGGCCGGGCCACGCGGCGGGCGTGCTGCGGGACTGGGGTGCGGGGGCCCTGCTCCCGGCCACAGCGGTCCTGGACGCCCTGGACGCCCGGCGCGATGCGGGCGCGGACGTGCCCTTCACGGCGTACGCGGCGGCGCTGCTGCACGCCGCTCCTGATCCGGATGATCTCGCGGCCCGGCTGAGCCTGGGGGACCGCCCGGCGGCACTGCTGGAGCGCGCCCTCTCTGACACGCACTTCCCGGAGGGCACGCCGGAACGGGAACTGCGGGCCCTGCTGCGCCCGGACGCGTACCCGCCGCTGACCGGGCGGGACGTGCTGGCGCTGGGGGTGCCACCGGGCCGGGGGGTGGGCGAGGCGCTGGCTCACCTCGCCGCGCTGCGCCGGGCCGGGCAGGTCCGCAGCCCTGACGCTGAGCGGGCTGCGCTGAAGGCATTCCTGGCGACGAAAGACCCGCACCCCAGGCCCTAG
- a CDS encoding site-2 protease family protein: protein MGLLSLLSSDPLAFVIIAAALVLSLAFHEFAHAWTADRLGDPTPRRYGRVTLNPIKHLDPFGTLLLLLVGFGFARPVPINPNNLGRWGTMWTAAAGPISNLLIALVCVLLLKFAAASALAATILMTVLSINVVLAVFNLIPIPLLDGSRILGALFPSLGRSLAQFEAQPFSFVIVMVFIYLFGGQINGLISSVRNWVLNFV from the coding sequence ATGGGCCTCCTGTCTCTGCTGTCCAGCGATCCGCTGGCGTTCGTGATCATCGCGGCGGCGCTGGTGCTGTCGCTCGCCTTCCATGAGTTCGCGCACGCCTGGACCGCGGACCGGCTGGGTGATCCCACGCCGCGCCGCTACGGGCGGGTCACGCTGAACCCCATCAAGCACCTTGATCCGTTCGGGACGCTGCTGCTGCTGCTGGTGGGTTTCGGCTTCGCACGCCCTGTACCCATCAACCCGAACAACCTGGGCCGCTGGGGCACCATGTGGACGGCGGCCGCAGGCCCGATCAGCAACCTCCTGATCGCGCTGGTGTGCGTGCTGCTGCTGAAGTTCGCCGCGGCGTCCGCGCTGGCCGCCACGATCCTGATGACGGTTCTGAGCATCAACGTGGTGCTGGCCGTGTTCAACCTGATCCCGATTCCGCTGCTGGACGGCAGCCGCATCCTGGGCGCGCTGTTCCCCTCGCTGGGCCGCAGCCTCGCGCAGTTCGAGGCGCAGCCGTTCAGCTTCGTGATCGTCATGGTGTTCATCTACCTGTTCGGCGGGCAGATCAACGGTCTGATCAGCAGCGTGCGCAACTGGGTCCTGAACTTCGTGTAA
- a CDS encoding S1C family serine protease, producing MKGKGVGVLLVLLGLGLGATLLRDQVPLGSAQQAAPAAANVPLSEPGARLQNEQNTIDVVSRFEPGLVFISTEEVVPQDPFAMMFGGGQEEVQRGVGSGFFVNDAGDILTNYHVVAGEGGSGPAQKITVRLMGQEASVSAEVVGLAPQYDLALIRAPSLKKDLIRPIPLGDSASLKVGQKAIAMGAPFGLDFSVTEGIVSSTARQIPIGFGGTSGQGITQKAIQTDAAINPGNSGGPLLDSGGRVIGINTQIYSPSGQSSGVGQSAGVGFAIPINTAKNLLTRLQVAQGGTVNAPDIGVRGGLAVQSRQGLLPVGLSVLSSAGKRQLGLPDQGLVVGQVLPGTPAARAGLRAGTERQQFRGGLILLGGDVITRADGEPVDALEDLQAALIDKKEGDAVTLRVVRGGEARDVKVTLDASSFTVRTGQ from the coding sequence ATGAAGGGCAAGGGTGTGGGTGTGCTGCTGGTGCTGCTGGGTCTGGGGCTGGGCGCGACGCTATTACGGGATCAGGTGCCGCTGGGTTCGGCACAGCAGGCGGCCCCGGCGGCGGCGAACGTGCCGCTGAGCGAGCCGGGCGCGCGGCTTCAGAATGAGCAGAATACGATTGATGTCGTGAGTCGGTTCGAGCCGGGGTTGGTGTTCATCAGTACCGAGGAAGTCGTGCCGCAGGATCCGTTCGCGATGATGTTCGGCGGGGGTCAGGAGGAGGTGCAGCGCGGCGTGGGCAGCGGCTTTTTCGTGAATGACGCGGGGGACATCCTGACGAACTATCACGTGGTGGCGGGTGAGGGTGGGAGTGGTCCGGCGCAGAAGATCACGGTGCGCCTGATGGGGCAGGAGGCCAGCGTGTCTGCGGAGGTGGTGGGGCTCGCGCCGCAGTACGATCTGGCGCTGATCCGTGCGCCCAGCCTGAAGAAGGACCTGATCCGTCCGATTCCGCTGGGGGACAGCGCCTCGTTGAAGGTGGGGCAGAAGGCGATCGCGATGGGCGCGCCGTTCGGTCTGGATTTCAGTGTGACGGAGGGCATCGTGAGCAGCACGGCCCGGCAGATTCCGATCGGGTTCGGCGGCACGAGCGGGCAGGGGATCACGCAGAAGGCCATCCAGACGGACGCGGCGATCAACCCGGGCAACAGTGGCGGCCCGCTGCTGGACAGTGGCGGGCGGGTGATCGGCATCAATACGCAGATCTATTCGCCCAGTGGGCAGAGCAGTGGCGTGGGTCAGAGCGCCGGGGTGGGCTTTGCCATTCCGATCAACACGGCGAAGAACCTCCTGACCCGCCTGCAGGTCGCGCAGGGCGGCACGGTGAACGCGCCGGACATCGGCGTCCGGGGTGGGCTGGCGGTGCAGAGCCGCCAGGGTCTGCTGCCGGTGGGCCTGAGCGTGCTGTCCAGTGCCGGGAAGCGGCAGCTGGGCCTGCCGGATCAGGGGCTGGTGGTGGGGCAGGTCCTGCCGGGCACCCCGGCGGCGCGGGCGGGCCTGCGGGCGGGCACCGAGCGGCAGCAGTTCCGGGGTGGGCTGATCCTGTTGGGCGGAGACGTGATCACCCGCGCGGACGGCGAGCCTGTGGACGCGCTGGAGGACCTGCAGGCGGCCCTGATTGACAAGAAGGAGGGGGATGCCGTGACGCTGCGGGTGGTGCGGGGCGGTGAGGCGCGGGACGTGAAGGTGACGCTGGACGCGTCGTCGTTCACGGTCCGCACCGGCCAGTGA
- a CDS encoding SUKH-4 family immunity protein: MSTSVNELEQLICQEWHGQLLQQTGNPAVLNRVTLDFLERVGLPEKATDGAMFNMAFLPADQFQSVVDAVDRGTVIGTVDHEHPLVVRESDGFVFIAEKSPWFFLNSSLTALLGCVAMYHREFILNPEDAGEPDGGDDADGIGTPVTRARAQRLRERLEHLDADALNPALGDADGVTYWGFIVEEIEAGII; encoded by the coding sequence GTGAGTACCTCTGTCAACGAGTTGGAGCAATTGATCTGCCAGGAATGGCACGGTCAATTGCTCCAGCAAACGGGTAATCCGGCAGTGCTGAACAGAGTGACATTGGATTTTCTGGAGCGTGTGGGGCTCCCTGAAAAGGCAACCGATGGAGCGATGTTCAACATGGCTTTCCTGCCAGCTGATCAGTTTCAGAGTGTGGTGGACGCTGTAGATCGTGGCACGGTGATCGGCACTGTTGATCACGAACACCCGCTGGTGGTTCGTGAAAGCGACGGCTTCGTCTTCATAGCTGAGAAGTCGCCATGGTTTTTCCTCAACTCCTCACTCACGGCGCTTCTTGGTTGTGTGGCGATGTATCATCGTGAATTCATCCTCAATCCTGAAGACGCTGGTGAACCCGACGGTGGGGATGACGCTGATGGCATTGGAACTCCAGTAACCCGAGCCAGAGCACAACGGCTGCGCGAGAGACTGGAGCACTTGGATGCCGACGCTCTGAACCCCGCTCTGGGCGATGCGGATGGAGTGACCTACTGGGGCTTCATCGTGGAGGAGATAGAAGCGGGAATTATCTGA
- a CDS encoding ExeM/NucH family extracellular endonuclease encodes MTKRLSATLLTALLALTACGAPSANTPVATPKPVKPIQSAGVFTLNMNGVGRNAQAMTSSVTRAGLSAQAGEVNGLTFKSKSASSVADMQNGVLHLVATFTVTNNTTTAINVPTFVPVDTSGAYATDGETPFLNVVTRTGQPISPAGIRLERAHYQTTDPTTQASVITENPTSTPFLSNLDTGALGLTLPASTEAPGISHQGWQTAPLAAGGTVDVDFAVSIKLKGSDVGDDDPFRFSLVFAVADNPGTVALDNIATLQGSTPSGDAASPVAGSTRTVEGIVTSVNTGTNLNGFWIQEEGIDRDADAASSDGIFVYCGTASGNCPAVTLGQRVRVTGVVSEYVKATQLAPTSAGGVVSVATNVPLPEAQTLTLPLPVAQRERHEGMRVTVSGKVTNNFPLGRYASFDIADDRILNFTQLNTPDTTANAAYQVAAKDRYIRIDDGSRAQNPDPEIFARGGQPLSAANTLRGGDQVTATGILTFGNDGTSTTGSTSGGAADAYRIQSTQANVQITDANPRLSTPESVGGTTRVGSMNVLNYFTTLVTTNEGCTPNGTDSANSRGANDCFEFIRQQTKIVKAITGLNPDVLGILEMQNDFDKGSNSSIANLVNALNVEAGAGTYAYINPGKKIGTDVISVAMIYKPASVDPVGTLAILDNSVNATYGDTCNRPTWAQTFQSKANGGRFTAVMMHLKSKGSACSAFNDADTGDGQGNGYIARRNAASAIVSWLGTNPTGVTEDDRVLMGDYNAYASEEPLTILASGGYANVFDKNVYSYQFDGQWGSLDQATATSSMIGQVAGHTKWHINSDEPTVLDYNKEFKTTGQVSSFYSADPFRSSDHDPILLGLNLTAQTPITPPAQTTSISLSAQNSTVTAGQSGTATVTVNRTNYTGAVALAVDNVTGTGTAPSVTVTTQPDTGTSGTLTVDATNATAGTYTVTVRGTGTGVSDATTTFDVTVSSAPVAGTPWINEFSYDSNAANDTGDEYVEVIVPSGVNVSNLSLVLYNGTGGAVYRTDTFAGNIVTTTALNNGYTTYLFSYPTTTGGAFQNGAPDGMALCSGTQLIQFLSYEGAFAGVGGCANGVTSTDVGVSQLGTTPTGQSLQLSGTGNKYSDFTWNAPAANTKGAVNTNQTLN; translated from the coding sequence GTGACGAAACGACTGTCCGCAACACTGCTGACCGCCCTGCTGGCCCTGACGGCCTGCGGCGCCCCCTCCGCGAACACCCCAGTCGCGACCCCCAAGCCCGTCAAACCCATTCAGAGCGCCGGCGTGTTCACCCTGAACATGAACGGCGTGGGCCGCAATGCGCAGGCCATGACCAGCAGCGTGACCCGCGCAGGCCTGAGCGCACAGGCAGGCGAAGTGAACGGCCTGACGTTCAAGTCGAAGTCGGCAAGCAGCGTGGCCGACATGCAGAACGGCGTACTGCACCTCGTGGCGACGTTCACGGTCACAAACAACACGACCACGGCCATCAACGTGCCGACCTTCGTGCCCGTCGACACGAGCGGCGCGTACGCCACAGACGGCGAGACGCCCTTCCTGAACGTGGTCACGCGAACGGGGCAGCCGATCAGCCCCGCAGGAATCCGCCTGGAACGCGCCCACTACCAGACCACTGACCCCACCACTCAGGCGTCCGTGATTACGGAGAACCCAACCTCGACTCCTTTCCTATCCAATCTGGACACTGGCGCGCTGGGCCTGACGCTGCCCGCCTCGACCGAGGCGCCGGGCATCAGCCACCAGGGCTGGCAGACCGCCCCGCTGGCGGCAGGCGGCACGGTAGACGTGGACTTCGCCGTGAGCATCAAGTTGAAGGGCAGCGACGTGGGCGACGACGACCCCTTCCGCTTCAGCCTGGTGTTCGCCGTGGCGGACAACCCAGGCACCGTGGCGCTGGACAACATTGCCACATTGCAGGGCAGCACGCCCAGTGGGGACGCCGCCTCGCCCGTAGCAGGCAGCACCCGCACCGTCGAGGGCATCGTGACGTCCGTCAACACGGGCACGAACCTCAACGGCTTCTGGATTCAGGAAGAAGGCATTGACCGCGACGCGGACGCCGCCAGCAGTGACGGCATCTTCGTGTACTGCGGTACGGCCAGCGGAAATTGCCCTGCCGTAACACTCGGGCAGCGCGTCCGCGTGACCGGCGTGGTGTCCGAGTACGTTAAAGCCACGCAGCTGGCCCCGACCAGTGCAGGCGGTGTTGTCTCGGTTGCGACGAACGTACCTCTGCCCGAAGCACAGACGCTGACGCTGCCCCTGCCGGTCGCGCAGCGCGAACGTCATGAGGGTATGCGCGTGACCGTGTCCGGCAAGGTCACGAACAACTTCCCGCTGGGCCGCTACGCCAGCTTCGACATTGCCGACGACCGAATCCTGAACTTCACGCAGCTGAACACCCCGGACACCACCGCGAACGCCGCGTACCAGGTGGCTGCCAAGGACCGCTACATCCGCATTGATGACGGCAGCAGAGCGCAGAACCCCGACCCGGAAATCTTCGCGCGCGGCGGCCAGCCCCTGAGCGCCGCGAACACCCTGCGCGGCGGGGATCAGGTGACTGCCACCGGCATCCTCACCTTCGGGAATGACGGCACCAGCACCACTGGCTCCACCTCAGGCGGCGCGGCAGACGCGTACCGCATCCAGTCCACCCAGGCGAACGTGCAGATCACCGACGCCAACCCCCGCCTGAGCACGCCCGAAAGCGTGGGGGGCACCACCCGCGTAGGCTCGATGAACGTCCTGAACTACTTCACGACGCTCGTGACCACCAACGAGGGCTGCACGCCCAACGGAACGGACAGCGCCAACTCCCGCGGCGCAAACGACTGTTTCGAATTCATCCGGCAGCAGACCAAGATCGTGAAGGCCATCACGGGCCTGAACCCCGACGTGCTGGGCATCCTGGAAATGCAGAACGACTTCGACAAGGGCTCGAACAGCTCCATTGCGAATCTCGTGAACGCCCTGAATGTCGAGGCGGGTGCAGGCACGTACGCCTACATCAACCCCGGCAAGAAGATAGGCACGGATGTCATCAGCGTCGCCATGATTTACAAGCCCGCCAGCGTGGACCCGGTCGGCACCCTCGCCATTCTGGACAACAGCGTGAATGCCACGTACGGCGACACCTGCAACCGCCCCACCTGGGCACAGACCTTCCAGAGCAAAGCGAACGGCGGGCGCTTCACGGCCGTCATGATGCACCTCAAGAGCAAGGGCAGCGCCTGCAGCGCCTTTAACGACGCTGATACCGGCGACGGGCAGGGCAACGGCTACATTGCCCGCCGTAACGCCGCCAGCGCCATTGTCAGCTGGCTCGGCACTAACCCCACCGGCGTCACAGAAGACGACCGCGTGCTGATGGGCGACTACAACGCCTACGCCAGCGAAGAACCTCTGACCATTCTCGCCAGCGGCGGCTACGCGAACGTGTTCGACAAGAACGTGTACTCGTACCAGTTCGACGGCCAGTGGGGCAGCCTGGACCAGGCGACCGCCACGAGCAGCATGATCGGCCAGGTCGCCGGGCACACCAAGTGGCACATCAACAGCGATGAACCCACCGTGCTGGACTACAACAAGGAATTCAAGACCACTGGTCAGGTCAGCAGCTTCTACTCGGCAGATCCTTTCCGCAGCAGCGACCACGACCCCATCCTGCTCGGCCTGAACCTGACCGCGCAGACGCCCATCACGCCCCCCGCGCAGACCACCAGCATCAGCCTGAGCGCTCAGAACAGCACCGTCACCGCCGGACAGTCCGGCACGGCCACCGTCACCGTGAACCGCACCAACTACACCGGGGCCGTCGCCCTGGCCGTGGACAACGTGACCGGCACTGGCACCGCCCCCAGCGTAACTGTGACCACGCAGCCTGATACCGGCACCAGCGGTACCCTGACGGTGGACGCGACGAACGCCACAGCCGGCACGTACACCGTCACGGTGCGCGGCACCGGCACCGGCGTCAGCGATGCGACCACCACCTTCGACGTGACGGTCAGCAGCGCTCCAGTGGCCGGCACACCCTGGATCAATGAATTCAGTTACGACAGCAACGCGGCGAATGACACCGGGGATGAGTACGTCGAAGTGATCGTGCCCAGCGGAGTGAATGTCAGCAACCTGAGTCTAGTCCTGTACAACGGGACCGGCGGTGCTGTGTACCGCACCGATACTTTCGCGGGCAACATTGTGACGACCACGGCGCTGAATAACGGTTACACCACGTACCTGTTCAGCTACCCGACCACAACTGGTGGCGCGTTCCAGAACGGAGCGCCGGACGGTATGGCGCTGTGTAGCGGCACCCAGCTAATCCAGTTCCTGAGCTACGAGGGCGCGTTTGCAGGCGTGGGCGGCTGTGCGAATGGCGTGACCAGCACGGACGTCGGCGTTTCGCAGCTGGGCACCACGCCGACCGGGCAGTCGCTCCAACTCTCTGGTACGGGCAACAAGTACAGCGACTTCACCTGGAATGCCCCCGCGGCAAACACCAAGGGCGCAGTCAACACCAACCAGACGCTGAATTGA
- the hslO gene encoding Hsp33 family molecular chaperone HslO yields MTASQADSFILRGVAAQGTLRLVGMDSTRIVEDARIRHGLSKTATAALGRTMTASALLAIVLGKKTDSRVNIRVEGDGPVGWMVAEGSADGRVRGYVRHPEADLPIRERDGKLDVSGLVGTSGEIAVTRLLDNGEPYTGSANLVSGEIAEDVSVYLGVSEQIPNAVLLGVYEQGEQVMHAGGLLIQAMPGVTDETLGRLEANIRAMGQITDSLRRGGLLEAIQRATDGLDLQLAPDAQPARFECRCSRERAADSLKFFTAHERQDMIESGGQEIVCHWCNERYQLSPEEIAELDEREASPHAQA; encoded by the coding sequence ATGACTGCCTCTCAAGCCGACTCCTTCATTCTGCGTGGTGTGGCCGCCCAGGGCACCCTGCGCCTCGTGGGGATGGACTCGACCCGCATCGTCGAGGACGCCCGCATCCGCCACGGTCTGTCCAAGACCGCCACCGCCGCCCTGGGGCGCACCATGACCGCCAGCGCCCTGCTGGCCATCGTGCTGGGCAAGAAGACCGACAGCCGCGTGAACATCCGCGTGGAAGGAGACGGCCCGGTCGGCTGGATGGTGGCCGAAGGCAGCGCCGACGGCCGCGTGCGGGGCTACGTCCGCCACCCGGAAGCCGACCTGCCCATCCGCGAACGGGACGGCAAACTTGACGTGAGCGGCCTGGTCGGCACGTCCGGAGAGATCGCCGTGACCCGCCTCCTGGACAACGGCGAGCCCTACACCGGCAGCGCCAACCTGGTCAGCGGTGAGATCGCCGAGGACGTCAGCGTCTACCTGGGCGTGTCCGAGCAGATCCCGAACGCCGTGCTGCTCGGCGTGTACGAGCAGGGCGAGCAGGTCATGCACGCCGGCGGCCTGCTCATTCAGGCCATGCCGGGCGTCACCGACGAGACCCTGGGGCGACTGGAGGCGAACATCCGCGCCATGGGGCAGATCACCGACAGCCTGCGCCGCGGGGGCCTGCTGGAAGCCATTCAGCGCGCCACGGACGGCCTGGACCTCCAGCTTGCCCCGGACGCCCAACCCGCCCGGTTCGAGTGCCGCTGCTCCAGGGAGCGCGCGGCGGACAGCCTGAAGTTCTTCACGGCGCACGAACGGCAGGACATGATCGAGTCCGGCGGCCAAGAGATCGTCTGCCACTGGTGCAACGAACGCTACCAGCTGAGCCCCGAGGAGATCGCCGAGCTCGACGAGCGCGAAGCCAGCCCCCACGCCCAGGCGTGA
- a CDS encoding PqqD family protein, giving the protein MWIKAAEVLETDLGDEIVLMHPGTSEMFSLNSAGRIIWTRLPAPEAQLVQALMTQFEIDEATATQDVRALLEDLKDRALVHHEP; this is encoded by the coding sequence ATGTGGATCAAAGCAGCAGAGGTGCTGGAGACAGACCTGGGCGACGAGATTGTCCTGATGCACCCCGGAACAAGTGAGATGTTCAGTCTCAACAGCGCGGGCCGCATCATCTGGACCCGGCTGCCCGCCCCGGAGGCGCAGCTTGTTCAGGCACTCATGACGCAGTTCGAGATTGACGAGGCCACCGCCACCCAGGACGTGCGCGCCCTGCTGGAGGACCTGAAGGACCGGGCGCTCGTCCACCATGAGCCCTGA
- a CDS encoding lasso peptide biosynthesis B2 protein has translation MSTPADPCEAVQGALTAPADQLTPAQLHAARQAGLGGALRARMPQTHPARPELTADARQLAVRHARTRHALRPLLAAWAEAGIPALLIKGFALSEFEYGTPGERYYGDVDLLIPPDAPTVRRAVQVARQLGWQSDRLEDAPDHRLWLHESTHLFAPDLLVRLDVHRWIVPALYVSAARAAALTTGLWQRARPTDWEGLRILRPDPRDEILLALVANRAWGGDHGALKAADYLDLERLGRHVTPTALAEHARHLGLTHTWTAFQGLCDPARRALTLDPARTQPVLLRALRGDGGRTRRTWQERAQRVATLLPALPGAALDVAWAAWAVRRGGDPRAHLARCPGPATRRPVTPDVLDRLLTVTRHVTKLTHPRQGREGICVPRAYASYRALRRAGHPVRFVSGVARHGGALLSHAWVEDHLGPMDTYHEPRNRAVFRPLLEFSEP, from the coding sequence ATGAGCACGCCTGCCGATCCATGTGAGGCCGTCCAGGGCGCACTGACTGCCCCGGCTGACCAGCTGACGCCAGCGCAGCTGCACGCCGCGCGGCAGGCGGGCCTGGGCGGCGCCCTGCGCGCCCGCATGCCCCAGACGCACCCGGCGCGGCCCGAGCTGACCGCCGACGCCCGGCAGCTGGCCGTGCGGCACGCCCGGACCCGCCACGCCCTGCGGCCCCTGCTGGCCGCCTGGGCCGAAGCGGGCATCCCCGCCCTGCTGATCAAGGGCTTCGCCCTGAGTGAATTCGAGTACGGCACCCCCGGTGAACGGTACTACGGCGACGTGGACCTGCTCATCCCGCCCGACGCGCCCACCGTGCGGCGCGCCGTGCAGGTCGCCCGGCAGCTGGGCTGGCAGAGCGACCGGCTGGAGGACGCCCCCGACCACCGCCTGTGGCTGCACGAGAGCACCCACCTGTTCGCACCGGACCTCCTCGTCCGCCTGGACGTGCACCGCTGGATCGTGCCCGCCCTGTACGTCAGCGCGGCACGCGCGGCGGCCCTGACGACCGGCCTGTGGCAGCGCGCCCGCCCCACCGACTGGGAGGGCCTGCGAATCCTGAGGCCCGACCCCCGCGACGAGATCCTGCTGGCCCTGGTCGCCAACCGCGCCTGGGGCGGCGACCACGGCGCGCTGAAAGCAGCCGACTACCTGGACTTGGAGCGTCTCGGGCGGCACGTCACGCCCACGGCTCTCGCGGAGCACGCCCGTCATCTGGGCCTGACGCACACCTGGACGGCCTTCCAGGGCCTGTGCGACCCAGCTCGCCGGGCGCTCACACTCGACCCGGCGCGCACGCAACCTGTTCTTCTGCGGGCCCTGCGGGGCGACGGGGGACGCACCCGGCGCACCTGGCAGGAGCGCGCGCAGCGGGTCGCCACGCTGCTGCCCGCCCTGCCCGGCGCCGCCCTGGACGTCGCGTGGGCCGCGTGGGCCGTCCGGCGCGGCGGTGACCCCCGCGCGCACCTCGCCCGCTGCCCCGGTCCCGCCACGCGGCGGCCAGTCACGCCTGATGTCCTGGACCGGCTGCTGACCGTGACCCGGCACGTGACGAAACTCACTCACCCCCGGCAGGGTCGCGAGGGCATCTGCGTGCCCCGCGCGTACGCCAGTTACCGCGCCCTGCGCCGCGCGGGTCACCCGGTCCGCTTCGTGAGCGGCGTGGCCCGGCACGGCGGCGCCCTCCTGAGTCACGCCTGGGTGGAAGACCACCTGGGGCCGATGGACACCTACCATGAACCCCGCAACCGCGCCGTGTTCCGGCCCCTCCTGGAATTCAGTGAACCCTGA
- the trhA gene encoding PAQR family membrane homeostasis protein TrhA, whose protein sequence is MKRLLTAPREPVNALTHWGGALAALIVLGPLLSWAHSRGLVLWPFVVFSVSMVALYAASASYHSFRPTERGLLWLRKLDHAGIFLLIAGSYTPIAYYGLDGVWRDAVLWLVWGIALSGIVLKLVTMRLPRWISTALYLGMGWLAVLFMPKFIHTLSPGALFWLAAGGVLYSIGAVIYGTKRWNPRPGVFGFHEIWHLFVLGGTGAHVAMMFHLR, encoded by the coding sequence ATGAAGCGCCTGCTCACCGCCCCCCGCGAACCCGTGAACGCCCTGACCCACTGGGGCGGCGCGCTCGCCGCGCTAATCGTGCTGGGGCCGCTGCTGAGCTGGGCGCACTCACGCGGGCTGGTGCTGTGGCCGTTCGTGGTGTTCAGCGTCAGCATGGTCGCCCTGTACGCCGCCAGCGCCAGCTACCACTCCTTCCGCCCCACCGAGCGGGGGCTGCTGTGGCTGCGCAAACTCGACCACGCGGGCATCTTCCTGCTCATCGCAGGCAGCTACACGCCCATCGCGTACTACGGTCTGGACGGCGTGTGGCGCGACGCCGTGCTGTGGCTGGTGTGGGGCATCGCCCTGAGCGGGATCGTCCTGAAGCTCGTCACCATGCGCCTGCCCCGCTGGATCAGCACCGCGCTGTACCTGGGGATGGGCTGGCTGGCCGTGCTGTTCATGCCGAAATTCATCCATACCCTCAGCCCCGGCGCGCTGTTCTGGCTCGCGGCGGGCGGCGTGCTGTACTCCATCGGGGCCGTCATCTACGGCACGAAACGCTGGAATCCGCGCCCAGGTGTGTTCGGCTTCCACGAGATCTGGCACCTGTTCGTGCTGGGCGGCACCGGCGCGCACGTCGCCATGATGTTCCACCTGCGCTGA